A portion of the Ascaphus truei isolate aAscTru1 chromosome 14, aAscTru1.hap1, whole genome shotgun sequence genome contains these proteins:
- the LOC142466162 gene encoding deoxyribodipyrimidine photo-lyase-like translates to MQLTGTGARHRLVLYKEKRRAQCAQGEKGIRGTSIFCALLLRCLGRPGPLITVMPPKGKTPKSSGSGSEKSDGSQKNGLRPNPETKSPAGAKMAAKRKPQAGKKGPGKGLSETGSGESSEVDAKKKKQRQEEEPEGGGGLLEAVKKSRLGAASSVSEFKFNKKRVRLVSSGADIKDDAQGIVYWMSRDQRVQDNWAFLYAQRLALKQKLPLHVTFCLVPKFLDATIRHYSFMLKGLREAAEECKALNIPFHLLIGFAKDVLPTFVKEHSFGGVVTDFSPLRVPVQWLEDVRERLPDDVPLVQVDAHNIVPCWVASIKQEYGARTIRRKIHDQLSQFLTEFPPLSKHPHNSKLAPESIDWDACYASLEVDRTVGEVEWAKPGTAAGMGVLQTFISQRLKMFNSDRNNPNRSALSNLSPWFHFGQLSVQRAILEVQKYRSKYKESVDSFVEEAVVRRELADNFCFYNKNYDKVEGAYDWAKNTLRDHAKDKRTHLYTLEKLEAGKTHDPLWNAAQLQMVHEGKMHGFLRMYWAKKILEWTSSPEEALRFAIYLNDRFQLDGRDPNGYVGCMWSICGIHDQGWAERAVFGKIRYMNYAGCKRKFDVVQFEGLYHPKKFH, encoded by the exons ATGCAATTGACAGGCACCGGCGCGCGCCACCGGCTGGTGTTATACAAGGAGAAGCGGCGCGCACAGTGTGCACAGGGGGAAAAGGGGATCAGAGG GACTTCCATCTTTTGCGCGCTGCTCCTGCGGTGTCTGGGTCGCCCTGGGCCCCTGATCACCGTCATGCCTCCGAAGGGAAAGACCCCCAAGTCCAGCGGGTCCGGGAGCGAGAAGTCAGACGGGAGCCAGAAAAATGGGCTGAGGCCGAACCCCGAAACCAAGTCACCTGCCGGGGCCAAAATGGCAGCGAAGCGGAAGCCTCAGGCAGGGAAGAAGGGTCCGGGGAAGGGGCTGTCGGAGACGGGCAGCGGGGAGAGCTCGGAGGTGGATGCCAAGAAGAAGAAGCAGCGGCAGGAGGAGGAGCCGGAGGGAGGCGGGGGCCTCCTGGAGGCTGTTAAGAAGTCCCGTCTGGGGGCGGCCTCCTCTGTGTCTGAGTTTAAGTTCAACAAAAAGAGAGTGCGGCTTGTGTCCAGCGGCGCGGACATCAAGGATGACGCCCAGGGGATAGTGTACTGGATGTCGCGGGACCAGAGAGTGCAAG ATAACTGGGCCTTCCTATATGCCCAGCGCCTGGCTCTCAAGCAGAAGCTGCCGCTGCACGTCACCTTCTGCCTGGTCCCCAAATTCCTGGACGCCACCATCCGGCACTACAGCTTCATGCTGAAGGGCCTGCGGGAGGCCGCGGAG GAGTGCAAGGCGCTGAACATCCCTTTCCACCTGCTCATTGGGTTCGCCAAGGACGTTCTCCCGACCTTTGTGAAGGAGCACAGctttgggggggtggtgactgatttcTCCCCTCTGCGCGTTCCCGTGCAGTGGCTGGAGGACGTCAGGGAGCGTCTGCCCGATGATGTGCCGCTCGTGCAG GTGGACGCTCATAACATCGTCCCTTGCTGGGTCGCCTCCATCAAACAGGAGTACGGAGCCCGAACCATCCGCCGGAAAATTCACGACCAGCTCTCGCAGTTCCTAACGGAATTCCCTCCCCTGAGCAAGCACCCGCACAACTCCAAGCTGGCGCCAGAG TCCATAGATTGGGATGCCTGCTACGCCAGCCTGGAAGTGGATCGCACGGTCGGGGAGGTGGAATGGGCGAAGCCCGGGACGGCCGCAGGGATGGGTGTCCTCCAGACATTCATATCTCAGAGGCTCAAGATGTTCAACTCGGACAGGAACAACCCAAACCGCTCGGCTCTAAGCAACCTGTCCCCGTGGTTTCACTTCG GGCAGCTGTCTGTCCAGCGCGCCATCCTGGAGGTACAGAAGTATCGCAGCAAGTACAAGGAGTCTGTGGACAGTTTTGTGGAGGAGGCGGTGGTGAGGCGCGAGCTGGCAGACAACTTCTGCTTCTACAACAAGAACTACGACAAAGTGGAAG GTGCTTATGACTGGGCCAAAAATACTCTGAGGGATCATGCAAAGGACAAGAGGACCCATTTGTACACTCTGGAGAAGCTGGAGGCTGGAAAGACTCATGACCCTCTGTGGAACGCAGCCCAG CTGCAGATGGTCCATGAAGGTAAGATGCATGGCTTCCTACGGATGTACTGGGCCAAGAAGATCTTGGAGTGGACGAGCTCCCCAGAGGAAGCTCTGCGCTTCGCCATCTACCTCAACGACAGGTTCCAGCTGGACGGCCGTGACCCCAACGGATACGTAG GTTGCATGTGGTCCATCTGCGGGATCCATGACCAGGGCTGGGCGGAGCGAGCGGTGTTCGGAAAGATCCGCTACATGAACTACGCGGGGTGCAAGAGGAAATTCGACGTGGTGCAGTTTGAGGGTCTCTATCACCCCAAGAAGTTCCATTAG